From Toxorhynchites rutilus septentrionalis strain SRP chromosome 2, ASM2978413v1, whole genome shotgun sequence, a single genomic window includes:
- the LOC129769153 gene encoding serine protease inhibitor 2, with protein sequence MRAFILLFACVLAACSVRADTFDQLEDIPFRGTRNVQFDWDLTKRIFKSEKSNAVFSPFSVKILLTLLYEATGDAAGLSDTQTKKELSVVLDNSGDLNSTRVMYRSLLDSAIAGNNDYDLQIATKFFVDEFIDVVNKYQIISNHFYNATVDKVQFSNPQKAADYINSWVSQSTRNRINDLVTADGVEGAVITLVNAVYFRGLWTYPFPENGPRLTFNAGRKQVATSFMEQSGQFYYDDSNILNAQLLRLPYQGGKFAMYVILPHQDSSINDVLNRINQKSLHQALWYMSESEVNVTMPKFKFDFSERLNEPLQDIGIQEIFSQNASLPLLARGKGTRDQVRVSRVFQKAGISVNEKGSEAYAATEIQLVNKFGGDGTQIFNANRPFMFFIEDEKLGTLLFAGKVEDPTK encoded by the exons ATGCGTGCGTTCATACTATTATTCG CTTGCGTTCTAGCAGCATGCAGCGTACGAGCAGATACCTTCGATCAGCTAGAGGATATACCCTTCCGGGGTACCAGAAACGTTCAATTCGACTGGGATCTAACAAAG CGAATCTTTAAGTCCGAGAAATCCAATGCCGTATTTTCACCCTTTTCGGTCAAAATTTTACTCACACTACTCTACGAGGCAACCGGGGATGCGGCTGGTCTGTCAGACACACAAACAAAGAAGGAGCTTTCAGTTGTGTTGGACAACTCAGGGGACCTCAATTCAACACGAGTGATGTACCGATCTCTGTTGGATTCGGCGATT GCTGGAAACAATGATTACGATCTGCAGATCGCAACGAAATTTTTCGTTGATGAATTCATTGACGTTGTAAATAAGTATCAAATTATCTCGAATCATTTCTACAATGCGACTGTTGACAAGGTACAATTCTCCAACCCGCAAAAGGCAGCAGACTACATCAACAGTTGGGTTTCCCAATCCACCCGTAACCGTATCAATGACCTTGTGACCGCAG ATGGAGTGGAGGGTGCGGTCATTACCCTAGTCAATGCTGTGTACTTCAGAGGCCTGTGGACTTATCCGTTCCCGGAAAATGGACCTCGCCTTACATTCAACGCTGGTCGGAAACAAGTAGCTACAAGCTTCATGGAACAAAGCGGTCAATTCTATTACGACGACTCTAACATCCTTAATGCCCAACTGCTTCGGTTGCCGTATCAAGGAGGCAAATTTGCCATGTACGTCATACTGCCCCACCAGGACAGCTCGATCAATGATGTCCTGAACCGTATCAATCAGAAAAGTTTGCACCAAGCCTTGTGGTACATGAGCGAAAGTGAAGTGAATGTCACAATGCCCAAATTTAAGTTCGATTTCTCTGAAAGACTGAATGAACCCCTCCAAGAC ATTGGGATCCAGGAGATTTTCTCACAAAATGCATCCCTACCACTACTGGCCCGTGGAAAGGGCACGCGCGATCAAGTTAGAGTGTCACGGGTTTTCCAGAAAGCTGGCATTTCCGTTAACGAAAAAGGAAGTGAAGCGTATGCTGCCACAG aaaTCCAATTAGTGAACAAATTCGGCGGCGACGGAACGCAAATCTTCAACGCCAATCGACCATTCATGTTCTTCATCGAAGACGAAAAGCTCGGTACGCTTCTGTTTGCCGGTAAAGTTGAAGATCCTACGAAGTAG